Below is a window of Candidatus Neomarinimicrobiota bacterium DNA.
GACTCTCCAAGTGAAGGTGGATGGTCGCTTTATCAGAAGGTTACGTTTGAATTCGAAGGTAACGATTTCCCTGGATGTAGTTCGCATGATGAATGATGTCGGTCGCGGCGAAATCGTCCGCCGTGAAGATGTGACGCTGGACCAAATCCGTTCGGACCGAATATTAAGAGAGGCACCCGTTCGTCTGGATAAGGTGGTGGGCCGGGAAGCGACAAGAAACCTGAAAAGCGGAAGAATTGTGAAGCGGCGGGATACTAAAAAAGCTCCCCTGGTCAACCGGGGCGACCGTGTGATGATCGTTGTGCGAAGAGGGGGGTTAAAAATCACAGCGCCGGGTACGGTGCGGGAAGAAGGATTTAAAAACAGCATCGTTCAGGTGGTGAATCTGAATAGTAAAAAAATGGTTTACGGCGAAGTGATTGATGCCAACACGGTAGAGGTAAAGTTCTAAATGGGGAATTTTAATAATTTGTTTGCGGGGATGGCTCGACTGCCCTGGTTGCTGATTTTTGTAATGACGAGTGCGGCGGCCTGCGCCAACACGCACAGAGCGATCGACCCGAAGTCTACAGTCATCCCGGAAAAACTTTATGAATCAAAAAGAGAGGTGTCCGATGGAGGAATCTGGCCGGGAGACACGTCGAAAAATCTGTTTTTTGAAGACACGAAAGCAAGGCAGGTCGGAGACATTGTTACTGTTGTGATCAACGAAACTGCCAGTTCGTCTCAGTCGGCCACGACCGATACCTCAAAAAATTCCAACATCAACCTCACGACAACGGGAGTTTTGGGCTTGCCCAGTAATTTTAATATCCAGAATTTCCTGGGAATGGGAACCGCATTCAATCCGAACCTGCAGGCGTCAACAAGCAGGGCACTCCAGGGCAGTGGAACAACCACACGTACGGGAACGTTGACTGCAACACTTTCGGCGGTCATCGTCAAAGCGTATGCCAACGGTAATTTCGAAATTGAGGGCAAGCGGTCAGTGACCGTAAATAACGAAGAACAATTGATGATTCTGCGAGGAACCATTGTTTCTTTCCAAATTATCAAACATGAATGCAGATACACTCTTTACCTCAAGAATCTTTGGTTCAAGTCCATAAATCAAGAGAGATCGATCCTCTTGCCATGGTAATCCATGCAAATGAAGGTTTTATTGTATATCTAAGCGGAAACAGAGATAAAGGTATTAAACTGTTGAAATCGGTTGTTCAACTATATCCGAACTCCTATCTTCCAAATTGGATGCTGTCACTTATATATCGAAATGGAGATTCCGATAAAGAGGCATATAAATACACAATGAAATATATTCGATTTGGCGGTTTCCCTGCTGATTTTATCGAATCAGTCGAAAAAGGATTTCGTGCATCCGGTTTAGAGGGAATGAACAGAGCTTTCCTTGAATCACTAATTTCTTTAGATGATCCTAATCCCTCATTGATCGCTCAGAGTTACGGTTTTCTGGGAGAAAATGAAAAAGCAATTGATTGGCTTGAAGAATCTTATGATCAAAAGGATGTGTGGATAACCGGAATACTTATCGAACCTCCATATACAGATCCTCTTTTCCGATCCAATCCGAGATTCTTGGCACTGTTAGAGA
It encodes the following:
- the flgA gene encoding flagellar basal body P-ring formation protein FlgA: MNSKVTISLDVVRMMNDVGRGEIVRREDVTLDQIRSDRILREAPVRLDKVVGREATRNLKSGRIVKRRDTKKAPLVNRGDRVMIVVRRGGLKITAPGTVREEGFKNSIVQVVNLNSKKMVYGEVIDANTVEVKF
- a CDS encoding flagellar basal body L-ring protein FlgH — its product is MGNFNNLFAGMARLPWLLIFVMTSAAACANTHRAIDPKSTVIPEKLYESKREVSDGGIWPGDTSKNLFFEDTKARQVGDIVTVVINETASSSQSATTDTSKNSNINLTTTGVLGLPSNFNIQNFLGMGTAFNPNLQASTSRALQGSGTTTRTGTLTATLSAVIVKAYANGNFEIEGKRSVTVNNEEQLMILRGTIVSFQIIKHECRYTLYLKNLWFKSINQERSILLPW